A single Pseudosulfitobacter pseudonitzschiae DNA region contains:
- the rfbB gene encoding dTDP-glucose 4,6-dehydratase, giving the protein MKILVTGGAGFIGSAVVRRAVGQGHAVVNLDALTYAACLDNVASVAGNPLYQFEHADIRDRATLDRIFASYQPDAVMHLAAESHVDRSIDGPADFIQTNINGTFNMLEAARQYWAEQGHPEGFRFHHISTDEVYGTLGETGLFTEDTPYDPRSPYSASKASSDHLVRVWGETYGLPVLVTNCSNNYGPYHFPEKLIPVVILRALAGDPIPIYGDGMNVRDWLYVEDHADALLCVLGRGAVGRTYNIGGENEATNIDLVRMICAELDVLRPDSMPHADLITFVTDRPGHDRRYAIDPTRIRAELGWRPSVTLQQGIAQTVRWYLDNEGWWQPLLARSGVGARLGQGVNIAKGKRVT; this is encoded by the coding sequence ATGAAAATACTGGTGACGGGCGGTGCAGGTTTCATCGGATCTGCTGTGGTGCGCCGCGCCGTGGGGCAGGGACACGCAGTGGTCAATCTTGATGCGCTGACCTATGCGGCCTGCCTCGACAATGTCGCATCCGTCGCGGGTAATCCCCTTTATCAATTCGAGCATGCTGACATCCGCGACCGCGCCACGCTTGACCGTATATTTGCCAGCTACCAACCCGATGCAGTGATGCATCTGGCCGCCGAAAGTCATGTCGACCGGTCGATCGACGGCCCCGCCGATTTCATCCAGACCAACATTAACGGCACCTTCAATATGCTTGAGGCCGCGCGGCAGTATTGGGCGGAACAGGGGCATCCCGAAGGTTTCCGATTTCACCATATCTCGACCGACGAAGTGTACGGAACGCTAGGCGAGACGGGACTGTTCACCGAAGATACGCCTTATGATCCTCGCTCGCCCTATTCCGCCTCCAAGGCGTCCTCGGACCATCTGGTGCGTGTGTGGGGCGAAACCTACGGTCTGCCGGTGCTGGTTACCAATTGCTCGAACAACTACGGCCCCTATCACTTCCCAGAAAAGCTGATCCCGGTGGTGATCCTGCGGGCACTGGCGGGTGACCCAATTCCGATTTACGGCGACGGTATGAACGTCCGCGATTGGCTGTATGTGGAAGATCACGCCGACGCGCTGCTGTGCGTGCTAGGGCGGGGCGCAGTGGGGCGCACCTATAATATCGGGGGCGAGAACGAGGCGACCAATATTGATTTGGTCCGCATGATCTGCGCCGAACTGGACGTCCTGCGCCCTGACAGCATGCCCCATGCCGATTTGATCACCTTTGTCACCGACCGCCCCGGCCACGACCGCCGCTATGCGATCGACCCCACGCGCATCCGTGCCGAGCTGGGCTGGCGGCCCTCGGTGACCTTGCAACAGGGCATTGCGCAGACCGTGCGGTGGTATCTGGACAACGAAGGCTGGTGGCAACCGCTGCTGGCGCGCAGCGGCGTTGGCGCGCGGCTGGGTCAAGGCGTGAATATCGCCAAAGGGAAAAGAGTGACATGA
- the rfbA gene encoding glucose-1-phosphate thymidylyltransferase RfbA, translating into MKRKGIILAGGSGTRLYPITMGLSKQLIPVYDKPMIYYPLSVLILAGVTEIAIITTGEDQAQFKRLLGDGSQWGLSFEYIVQPAPDGLAQAYLLAEDFLAGAPSVLVLGDNIFFGHGLPEQLQAADAQASGGTVFGYRVSDPERYGVVGFDAHGQVIQIVEKPEVPPSNYAVTGLYFLDGRAPEMAKKVQPSARGELEIADLLSLYLAEGTLRVETMGRGYAWLDTGTHGSLLDASNFVRTLTMRQGQQMGSPDEVAYRMGLISRDALRARAEGFAKNAYGQYLLDICDED; encoded by the coding sequence ATGAAACGTAAAGGCATCATTCTGGCAGGCGGTTCTGGCACGCGGCTCTATCCGATCACGATGGGCCTGTCGAAACAGCTGATCCCCGTCTATGACAAGCCGATGATCTACTACCCGCTCAGCGTGCTGATACTGGCTGGTGTTACCGAGATCGCGATCATCACCACGGGCGAGGATCAGGCCCAGTTCAAACGTCTGCTGGGGGATGGCAGCCAGTGGGGTCTGTCGTTCGAATATATCGTGCAGCCCGCGCCGGACGGGCTGGCACAAGCCTATCTGCTGGCCGAGGATTTTCTGGCCGGTGCGCCGTCGGTTCTGGTGCTGGGCGACAACATTTTTTTCGGCCACGGCCTGCCTGAACAATTGCAAGCTGCCGATGCGCAGGCCAGTGGCGGCACGGTCTTCGGTTACCGCGTGTCCGACCCGGAACGCTATGGTGTGGTCGGGTTCGACGCTCATGGGCAAGTCATACAGATCGTAGAAAAGCCCGAAGTGCCGCCATCAAACTATGCGGTCACCGGCCTGTATTTTCTGGATGGACGCGCACCGGAAATGGCCAAAAAAGTGCAGCCGTCCGCACGCGGGGAACTGGAAATTGCCGATCTTCTTTCGCTTTATCTGGCCGAAGGCACCCTGCGCGTCGAGACGATGGGCCGCGGCTATGCGTGGTTGGACACCGGCACCCACGGCAGTCTGCTGGACGCCAGTAATTTTGTGCGTACCCTGACCATGCGACAGGGCCAACAAATGGGATCACCCGACGAGGTGGCCTATCGCATGGGCCTGATCTCGCGCGATGCGCTGCGCGCCCGTGCCGAAGGGTTTGCCAAGAACGCTTATGGCCAATATCTGCTGGATATCTGCGACGAAGATTAG
- a CDS encoding efflux RND transporter periplasmic adaptor subunit produces MILRHIRLHMIVLALTLMASGLPAVAQQQGLPPAAVTVMTMQPQDVPLTTTLPGRVLASAQAEVRPQVAGIITDRKFDEGGRVEEGDVLYTIDAATYEAAVAQANAAVAQANAQLKSAQKEEARLQELQSRNVASEQALDGAVAARDIAAAAVQAAKAQLQTAQIQLDRTRIRARLSGEIGRSLTSRGALVTASQAEPLAVIRKIDPVYVDVTQSAADIIAWRRDNIGTRLEDVPAEVTLKLADGSVFDQIGTLTAAEPDVNEQTGVVVLRMQFANPDKLLLPGMYVQVEIATTTAKGVYLVPQPAISRDRRGQPTAMIVGPDNVVEMRQLSIIGDHENDWVVNGGLNPGDRVVVVGLQKAAPGATVTPQEQSPVNAASAPAANE; encoded by the coding sequence ATGATACTTCGACACATTCGCCTGCACATGATCGTGCTGGCCCTTACTCTCATGGCGTCCGGCCTGCCCGCTGTGGCCCAGCAACAGGGGCTTCCACCTGCTGCCGTGACCGTGATGACGATGCAGCCACAAGACGTGCCGCTGACCACCACCTTGCCGGGTCGCGTGTTGGCATCGGCGCAGGCCGAGGTGCGCCCGCAGGTGGCAGGGATTATCACAGACCGTAAATTCGACGAAGGCGGGCGTGTCGAAGAGGGCGATGTTCTTTATACAATCGACGCCGCAACCTACGAAGCCGCAGTGGCCCAAGCCAATGCTGCCGTGGCGCAAGCCAACGCGCAACTGAAGTCGGCGCAGAAAGAAGAGGCGCGCCTGCAAGAGCTGCAATCGCGCAATGTAGCCAGCGAACAGGCGCTTGACGGTGCTGTGGCCGCCCGCGACATCGCCGCCGCCGCAGTGCAAGCTGCCAAAGCACAGTTGCAAACGGCGCAGATACAGCTGGACCGCACCCGGATTCGCGCGCGCCTGTCGGGCGAAATCGGGCGATCTCTGACGAGCCGTGGCGCGCTGGTCACGGCCAGTCAGGCCGAACCTTTGGCCGTAATCCGCAAGATTGATCCGGTCTATGTGGACGTGACCCAATCGGCCGCAGACATCATCGCATGGCGCCGCGACAACATCGGCACGCGACTGGAAGATGTGCCAGCCGAAGTGACCCTGAAGCTGGCTGATGGCAGCGTGTTCGACCAGATCGGCACCCTGACCGCAGCTGAACCGGACGTGAACGAGCAGACCGGTGTCGTGGTGCTGCGGATGCAGTTTGCCAACCCCGACAAACTGCTGTTGCCCGGCATGTATGTGCAGGTCGAAATTGCCACGACCACCGCCAAAGGTGTCTATCTGGTGCCGCAGCCGGCCATCAGCCGCGACCGGCGCGGCCAGCCCACGGCCATGATCGTCGGCCCCGACAATGTGGTCGAGATGCGCCAGCTTTCTATCATCGGGGACCATGAAAATGACTGGGTGGTAAACGGAGGGTTGAATCCGGGTGACCGTGTGGTGGTGGTCGGCCTGCAAAAGGCAGCCCCCGGTGCCACAGTAACGCCGCAAGAACAAAGCCCCGTCAACGCGGCATCTGCCCCAGCCGCAAACGAATAG
- a CDS encoding efflux RND transporter permease subunit, protein MARFFIDRPIFAWVISIFIMGIGILAIESLPVAQYPKIAPPTVTVRAVYPGASAETVANTVTQVIEQQMTGLDGLRYVSSSSTSAGGASVTLTFETGTDPDIAQVQVQNKLSQASALLPEVVQRQGVTVEKSSAGFLMVVSLIANNGGYDATDLGDYLATNLVNELSRVEGVGSAQVFGAQYAMRIWLDPSKLAAFELTPSDVVAAVSAENAQISAGAFGSRPSVDGQMLNATITAQSLLRTPEDFRQIVLRAETDGGLVLINDVARVEIGAESYATVSRYNRNPSAGLAISLAPGANALETAFAVEERLEELAQFFPDGVDYVIPFDTTPFVKISIEEVIKTLVEAIVLVFFVMYLFLQNFRATLVPTLAVPVVLLGTFGVLAAFGFSINTLTMLAMVLAIGLLVDDAIVVVENVERIMEQEGLGPVEATRKSMDQITGALIGIAVVLSAVFVPMAFFPGSTGVIYKQFAVTIISAMTLSVIVALTLTPALCATLLKPKTHAKRRGPFGWFNSGFNKLMTGYGATVGKLVRWRFVTGLAYIGIIVAMGLLFLRTPQGFLPEEDQGILFTLIQAPTGATTERTLDVLKQVENYYLEQESEIVESVFGVVGFSFAGQGQNVGIMFVRLKDWKDREAANQSAQALAGRAFGAFSQIQDAMVFPVVPPSVIELGNVSGFDFYLQARGGQTHEQLLNARNQLLGMAAQSPLIGSLRPSGLEDAAQFKLDIDWRRAGAMGVTATDVGNLLTIAWAGRYVNDFIDDGRIKRVYVQGEASARALPSDLDKWRVRNASGGLVPFSNFADASWAFAPQGMTRYNGVSSMQLQGTPAPGFSTGEGLAELERLAGQLPPGFQIAPTGLSLEEQESGSQAPLLYGLSLAAIFLALAALYESWSIPFAVMLAMPIGVLGALTGAYLGGFENGVFFQVGLLTVIGLTGKNAILIVEFARDRRAEGETVIEAAVDAAKQRFRPIIMTSMAFSLGVLPLLLSTGAGSGGRTAIGSGVLAGTISATVLGVLFVPFFFVVISRLSRRGRAETG, encoded by the coding sequence ATGGCCCGTTTTTTTATCGACCGCCCGATCTTTGCATGGGTCATTTCGATCTTTATCATGGGGATCGGCATTCTGGCGATTGAATCGCTGCCCGTCGCCCAATATCCCAAGATCGCCCCGCCCACCGTCACCGTGCGCGCGGTCTATCCCGGTGCGTCGGCTGAAACGGTTGCGAACACCGTGACACAGGTGATCGAACAACAGATGACGGGCCTTGACGGTCTGCGCTATGTGTCGTCATCGTCAACTTCCGCGGGCGGCGCCAGCGTGACGCTAACCTTTGAGACAGGCACAGACCCCGACATTGCGCAGGTGCAGGTTCAAAACAAACTGTCCCAAGCCAGCGCGCTGCTGCCCGAAGTGGTCCAGCGCCAAGGGGTTACGGTTGAAAAGTCATCGGCGGGGTTCCTGATGGTTGTATCGCTGATTGCCAATAACGGCGGTTATGATGCCACCGATCTGGGCGACTATCTGGCAACCAATCTGGTCAATGAACTCAGCCGCGTCGAAGGTGTTGGCAGTGCGCAGGTCTTTGGGGCGCAATATGCCATGCGGATCTGGCTGGACCCGTCCAAACTGGCCGCGTTCGAACTGACGCCTTCGGATGTGGTTGCGGCGGTTTCTGCCGAGAACGCACAGATTTCCGCAGGAGCCTTTGGCTCGCGGCCTTCGGTTGACGGGCAGATGCTGAACGCCACGATTACCGCACAATCGCTGTTGCGCACGCCCGAAGATTTTCGCCAGATTGTTCTGCGTGCCGAAACCGATGGCGGGCTGGTGTTAATTAACGATGTGGCGCGGGTCGAGATTGGCGCCGAAAGCTACGCCACCGTGTCGCGCTACAATCGCAATCCCTCTGCTGGTCTGGCAATCTCGCTGGCCCCCGGTGCCAACGCGTTGGAAACCGCTTTCGCTGTCGAAGAACGCCTGGAAGAACTGGCGCAATTCTTTCCCGACGGGGTCGATTATGTGATCCCCTTTGACACCACGCCCTTTGTCAAAATTTCCATCGAAGAGGTGATCAAGACACTGGTCGAGGCGATCGTGCTGGTGTTCTTTGTGATGTACCTGTTCTTGCAGAACTTCCGCGCCACACTGGTGCCGACGCTGGCGGTGCCCGTGGTGTTGCTGGGCACTTTCGGCGTGCTGGCGGCCTTTGGCTTTTCAATCAACACGCTGACCATGCTGGCGATGGTGCTGGCCATCGGCCTGCTGGTGGATGACGCGATTGTGGTCGTGGAAAACGTTGAACGCATTATGGAGCAAGAAGGGCTCGGCCCCGTCGAGGCGACCCGCAAGTCGATGGACCAGATCACCGGTGCGCTGATCGGCATTGCCGTCGTGCTGTCTGCGGTCTTTGTGCCGATGGCGTTCTTTCCCGGATCAACGGGAGTGATCTATAAACAGTTTGCCGTCACCATCATCTCGGCCATGACCCTGTCCGTTATCGTGGCGCTGACTTTGACTCCGGCGCTGTGCGCGACCTTGCTGAAACCCAAGACCCACGCAAAACGGCGCGGTCCATTCGGCTGGTTCAACTCGGGTTTCAACAAGCTGATGACAGGATACGGCGCGACCGTGGGCAAGCTGGTGCGCTGGCGATTTGTGACGGGGCTGGCCTATATCGGCATCATTGTCGCAATGGGCCTGCTGTTCCTGCGCACGCCTCAGGGGTTCTTGCCCGAAGAAGACCAAGGGATTCTGTTCACCCTGATTCAGGCCCCTACAGGCGCCACCACAGAACGCACGCTGGACGTGCTGAAACAGGTAGAAAACTACTATCTTGAGCAGGAATCCGAGATTGTTGAATCGGTATTCGGCGTGGTCGGCTTTAGCTTTGCAGGGCAAGGACAGAACGTCGGCATCATGTTTGTGCGGCTGAAAGACTGGAAAGACCGCGAAGCTGCCAACCAAAGCGCACAAGCACTGGCGGGCCGTGCCTTTGGTGCGTTCAGCCAGATTCAGGACGCGATGGTGTTTCCCGTTGTGCCCCCCTCGGTGATCGAATTGGGCAACGTCTCTGGATTCGACTTTTACCTGCAAGCGCGCGGCGGGCAAACACATGAACAGTTGCTGAATGCACGAAACCAGCTGCTGGGCATGGCCGCACAAAGCCCCCTGATCGGATCCCTGCGCCCCAGCGGGCTGGAAGATGCAGCACAGTTCAAACTGGACATCGACTGGCGTCGCGCAGGAGCGATGGGTGTGACGGCAACCGACGTTGGGAACCTGCTAACGATTGCCTGGGCGGGGCGCTATGTGAACGACTTTATCGACGACGGACGCATCAAACGCGTCTACGTCCAAGGCGAAGCATCGGCGCGGGCGCTGCCATCTGATTTGGACAAATGGCGGGTGCGCAATGCCAGTGGCGGGCTGGTCCCGTTCTCGAATTTTGCCGACGCCAGTTGGGCCTTTGCGCCCCAAGGGATGACCCGCTACAATGGCGTATCCTCGATGCAGCTTCAGGGCACGCCTGCCCCCGGTTTCAGCACCGGTGAAGGCCTGGCCGAGCTTGAGCGCCTGGCGGGCCAACTGCCCCCCGGGTTCCAGATTGCACCCACCGGCCTGTCACTGGAAGAACAGGAATCGGGCAGTCAGGCGCCATTGCTTTACGGTCTGTCGCTGGCCGCGATTTTCCTTGCTCTGGCGGCCCTTTATGAAAGCTGGTCGATTCCCTTTGCTGTGATGCTCGCAATGCCCATCGGCGTGCTGGGTGCCCTGACGGGGGCCTATCTGGGCGGGTTCGAGAACGGTGTTTTCTTTCAGGTCGGCCTTCTGACGGTCATCGGTCTGACGGGAAAAAACGCAATTCTGATCGTCGAGTTTGCCCGTGACCGCCGCGCCGAAGGCGAGACAGTAATCGAGGCCGCAGTGGACGCAGCAAAACAGCGGTTCCGCCCGATCATCATGACCT